In the Pocillopora verrucosa isolate sample1 chromosome 4, ASM3666991v2, whole genome shotgun sequence genome, ATTGAGCTATCTTTAAATGACCAAACTAACCTTTTAAATTTGCTTTGCGGtcaagaattttttcattttaatttctccGAGCTTTAAACTGTCACAAAGTTTACTAAGTGTATTTAACAAGTAATATGACGTAATCCTTTAACAAAACACTCTCTACTCTTTGTTGAATGAAGGCACGTTATTTTTAGCTGGAGTTATTCTTTAAACACGAATATTTTAAATGACAATGGAACATCTAACTGATTCGTACCGCTTCTGCGAGCAAGGCAATATGGGGCTTTGCTTGAAGCTGTTGTCATCTTTGTACGAGTCGTAACTTACCAGTAAATCACAGAGGTTGCATCTGTTAGGCccattttttaatgattttgaaGAAATATAATTATCAAGAGAAATTTACCTTCGTACAATCGACAGGTTTAGGTAAAAATCAGTATTCTTTTCTGTTGTTAAATTAGGGAGCAATCGAAGGTCCTTCTGTCGCATAGTTGAACCCAAGAGCGATTTAGAACTGAAGAGTAAGAACGAAAAGATTTACGTAAATTTCATTGGGACATACaagaattattttcctttgttagGGCTCGAGATGCTTTCTAATAGCAACATAAAAAGTTGCCCAACGCAATATTTAGGGGgataattaaattatttttatttccttttttttttttttaatttatttttattttgagctgtgttcatctgattggttgttttgttgtatttttgcttttttgtttttgtttttgtttttgttttttatctttccttttctctttgagCTTAGTCGATTATTTTGGttccctttttgtttctttgcttcgTTTTGTGTTCTGTTTAAcatatcattgttattattatcatcatcattattattattattattattattattttgttgcTTACAACTATCTCAAcctgagaataaaaaaaattggaatgcAATTCGGTGTCATTTAAACATCgtttaaattttgatatcagTGAAATATTAATATTTCTGTAAACAGTCTTTGTCAGTGCTTTTGTATATTGAAATCCATAACTGGTTCAGCTTTCAATAGCCTATCTACATACATTTTTCTTGGTATTTATTGCTCATAGAGCGAAATAATAGCCGCTGGCTAAATAAGAGGCGCTTGCGAAATGAGGAACGCGAATTAAAAGGAGCTTTGTTGGAGCTTTATGCCCACAGTTCATCTTATTGCACCCATTTGcttgcaaagaaaaagaagaacaagtaACCAAATTGATCAATaaacagtgacaaaaattaaaaaaaaaaaaaccaacagcgAAGCATATCAATAGTACATACCATCCCTTCAGTAGTGCCTGACGTTCATGAATTTTTGGTTGACTTCACATTTAGtagcaaatttaaaatttgcccCGGCCTGTGTCAAGGCCACTCAAAACTATTTATTTAGGGAGGGGAACGATAGGAAAAGTGTAACACATTGAGCCATGTCAGGAAAGTCGATTTGAAATGGACTAAAAAAAGACCTCTGAGGAGCTGGTGAAACTATCTGCTTGTATTAATTATAAATCTAGGTTTAAGAACGCAGTCATACGTTTCGAACTAATGagcatttccttttaaaaatgcTCATTGTAATCACGCCTTTGCGGTTTCTGCTCTTGAAAAGAAGTCCCTCAGACAAACATATATTTCAGCTGATGAAAGAATAATCACGAAGATATTAACGTGCACGTAACACACATGGTTGGTGACAGTTTGCCTAGGACAGTGCTCAGAAGCGTGACTTGATGGAACATTATTGTTTTGCTATGGTCTAAGAAAAGATCTAGAATGTTCATTTATTCTTTCCTTACCGGGTTGAAATGGTTAATAAGCACTGTACTGTTAATTGTTATCGATTTGATATCGTAAAATCCATATGAGGGCAAAAACGCTTTGAAAAGGCCACGGAATGAATTAATTGAAATTGCCTTTTGGCGTTTGTCTATTTGGAGCATAAATTTTGCATAACAATTGGTGTAATCTCTGACCTTGCCATTGTGATCTGGAGAATATGAATTAATTTACGTGCGCATTGAAAAGGAGCTCTCATCTTCCCACGGTTAAAATCCTTCATACACCCAGCTGCCCGCCGAGTGAAGTTTTGCCTGAGGTAGAAAGTGGCCCGATAGATCGACTGAACTTCAGAGGTTTGTCAAATATTTCGATCAAGTAATTAGTTGCAACTACGCCCACAAAATTCGATTAGAACCACAATCTTTTCAGTCAGAAAGACATCTCCTGCAAAGTTCAAAGCtattaactttgtttgtttgaaggATTCTGTCCTCAAGTGCATTCTGCACTGATTAGTTGGGACATCACATCTTATAAATGTAAGGTTATGAGAGAAGTTGTATTTGTCCATACTAATGACGGGCGGCAAAACAATGCTTATTTTCGTCAAACTCGATCTCAACTAGCGGGATATATGCAATCCAACAAAGTTCTCAAGTATTAAGTTTTATCTAGGAGTATTTTGGAATTAGCCACTGTTTCTTTAGGCATTAAATACAAGCTTTTTTTTAACCCACCGATAACAGTGACGGAAAAAATTGTGATTAACCTTGACCGATATTGCGCAATTATTTCGAATGTAACGAACGTGACTGAAGAGTACACACCACCCGTATTCGTAAAAGAAGTAATAATGTTCTAAATTTGAGATTAAAATCTTGAAGCCAAAGTCTGTATGTCACCACATTTATTTAGAgttatatttttcttaaattttccacCATCAGACAAACCAAACCCTGACTAATAACTGTACCGAGAAATCAATTACCAAATTTGGGATTTTGTTCATTTACTACAGATTTAAATAACTCGGCTTAGTAAGAGAATATAATTGACATTGAGCCATATTgaatttctgtttcttcaaCGTTTTATTTCGAATTAATCAAGGTTGTACTGCCGAGATCAATGTAGCTCTTTCACACGTTATATGTACAGTTTGTCAGATTTCAAAATCAGAGCTTTGTTGTAATACTTTAGTTGTGAAGTCATCctgaaatattttggtttccATGGTTCATTTGTATGATAATCAGTGCCTGAAGTGTCATTGTCACCAAAATGACTGTTGTTGTCTGCACAGtcttcaattaaaatttcaatatcTATAATGCATGAGCGTAGAGGCCTGTGTCGCCACCAGCCATTCTTTTACTATTGCTGCAATGCATAGCTAGTGGAATACCCGCTGCGTATTGAATTAATCAATCCTGTATCTTTGACAACTACAGTGTACACTTCATACATTGTAACGATTCCAAAGGAGTATGCTTTCTGAAGATAACGAGTGCAGCTAAGAAGTCTCATTTATGGTCTATACCGTACATTATAAGCATGGTCACTGTGATGAGAATAATGGTAAAAACAATACGAATACAAATTGCatcgcttttttctttctttcatggtTAACATTACCATTAATTCATCCTTTTGTTTCTATTTAGGTGTTTTTAATCCATTCATTACTTTATTACTGATAGCAACAGTGCTATAATTGTCATCGTTATTTTcagtgttattttcatttttttaaaattaatattgttattacaGGCTTCAGTTAGAAATGACTTATCTCATCTTGGTGTTCGGTATTTTGGTGCTCGCACCACCCCTTATAAAAGGTaagcaaaagaaatatttagtgTACATAAAACAGTAGGAAATGAcaacattaaaatatttttttggattgTCCTGGAAGAGCTGATCCAAACTGATTTATCGCCCCAACCGTTTCACTTCATGGTTCAGTGCGCTTTGTGGAAAAacttcatttaaattttcatcgATGTTATTTGCGATCTGAATTAATCCATCATAAACCGGGTCATCCTCGTTTCTCTGCGATTTATACGTGTACTTTTGTGGGATCCATTTAGTGATTTTTTAAGTGTCAGTTATGATATCTATGTTTTTTACGTAAGATTAAGCTTTGTCataatgacaaaaatattgAGTAAGCTTCTCATGAAATTAGTCGAAATCGAGAGAAAGTAAGGGAActtattcaattattttctcttgtcaaAATTCCTTATTATTATCGTTGTTGCCACTACACCGCTGCTCTAGATGACGTCggtgtttttcagtttttgtaacGCTTCTTCCTTGCAGGAGCTTCCAAGCCATTACCTACAGTGTACATCCAAATGGATCTCAAATACACGTGGTCTGAGTTTTGtcttttagaaaaatatttcaaaacgaAAATGGCCGATTTGGTGCTGGATGATCATGGGCATCATCTCAACGTCTCGCAGATATACATAAACAATTTTGACGAAAACTGTCCCCCGAAGAACAACGTCGACAAAGCGTCACCAAAGTTTTACATCATTAAGCCAGGCGGGGCCTACGATGAAGTCAATAAAAATGCAACCATAAAAGCGTACGAGACTCTTCGTTATTTGACTGATAATAATCTTGGAATACTTGCTGGACCGCTATTTCAGAGAAAGGTAAGTTATTATTCTTACTGTTTTAAtataaggaaaatgaaaaaaaagaccgCTCTTTCTGTCGATTTACCCGCTTACTAACCCAAGTGTGATGTCGAGAGAAGACTGGAAAAGCCTTTAATCACGAGCCAAAGGAGGGTGATTTACAGactttttaagactttttttgtttcatcaagatCCTGAGAGGGTCATTGACTAAGTTATTTGGTAAAAAGTGCTGTTGTTGCTATTGCCTTTCCAGGATAACTACTTATACGggcttttatcatttctttatatCACGTTATTAACAGATCGAAAAAGTGGAGGCCAAGGGTGAAGATGCCCCACCTAAGCCAACCGGGTTCACAGAACTGGAAAGAACTTACATCGCCATTGGAATTGCCTGTGGGATTTTGGCCATCATTGTTTCAATAGCAGTAATTGTGGTGAGAAATAACTTTATACATCATCTGTTCCTACTCCTTGTCTTCTCCTATTTTCTCTCTCGTTAAATATTCTTCTCTTCACCCTGCTCCTCTGCTTCCTTCGCCTACTTATCCTCCTTtttcttctcctcctcctccgccATCCTCCTCCTCCGCCATCCTCCTCCTTCCTCCTCCTTCCTCTTCCCTCCTCTTCCCTCTGCttcccttccccttcccctctTGCACCTCCTCTCAGTTCTCCATGCCCTCCTTCTCTACGTCTATTTACTGCCTCTTATTTATCTTCGTCTCCTCCTTCATAGCTCAAATATTCTTCTCGACTTCTTCCTTCATCTCCTCTTTCCTCCTCCTTCCCTTTTATCTCTCTCCTCCATATTTTTTCGTCTTTCCTTTACTCATTCTCTTTAAGTTCTTTCTCCTTTACCTCCTTTATCTCTTTAACAATTCTGCGCAAAAATAATGCAAACGACAGTCGCTGATTATCGCGATATACTGGCGGTATCTAAGCGATATTTCAGTTGGGACGATATATCAGCGATACATCGCGGGACTTGTTGTAACAGCCGTGATATATCGCTTATATAAGCCAAACAATATATCGCTACAGCTCAAAGATAGATCATTCTCGCCTCCTCGATATATGTAGCCCGTAGATTTATAACCAGGtacacttaaaaatatttttgtcaagcAAATATCAATTCAGGAATTCATCTATTTCttcatttactttattaatTGTTTATTCATGCAGTACGTCATCAAGAATAAAAAGAACGGAGGTAGAACTAACGAAAATAAGCCTACACGTGAGATCATTGGGGAAGAGAACAGACTACATACCAGCCCTGAGTTCATTGGGGAAGAGAACAGACTACATGCCAGCCCGCCTCACAATGTAAGTTAGTTTTCTGCTTTGCACCAAAAGACACAGAGGTAACATGCTCATAAAAATTAAGCTGACATTTCCTAAAGCCCGGCTCACCTTTGGAATGCGTAAGACAAGTTGTAAAACATTTGTACagcaagtttttcttcttttccggGAAACACCTTCACAGGGTACAACTCAGATTGTCAAATCTCAAAACTGAAGCTGGGCAAGAAAGAGACGAATACGAAAATCTGAGTCTTGCTTTTAACTGATTTACCTCTGTCTTGTAAATGTTTCATCTattctatttcttttcatgAGAATTTTTGTAAGCAATGATTGATCGCAGATGAACGAAAGAACAGCTACCGCTACTAGCCTATAAAATTTCATCGTCCGTCTATCGCTATCTGTATCATTTAATTGATAAGCTTACAATGATGAATGACGATTATGAGGATAGTAATGATAGCATTTGTACACTAATAATAATAGTCATCGCCACCTTGAtaacgacgacgacgacgataatgatgatgatgataaacgaAAGAGTGCTATCATAACTCATGCGttaatttcgctttttttttcctttcacagatcagcgaaacaaagttttaaagcttgtatttgcaaagaaatgttCTGCTTTGCCTAAATTAGATTAGTGTGTTACTGAATTGGTAAAACAAGTCATTTCATCGTTCATATGTATATAATCTTGATCCGACTTAATTTCAGTACTCCTGCAACTTATTGCTATAAAGCATTGCTTTTTGCAAAATTTCTTCCACAACGCATGTACACAGCTTAAGACCAACATTCTGGTCAAAGATCCACCCCTGATTTAAGGACTCGCGTCTCTCGCCATATTATGCGAGGAGCCTTTAAAGGTCATTTTGGTgcatcaaataaaaaaaataaaaaaaataaacaagtaaaaatatTGGTTGAAACACATTGTATGCATGTAAAACCTACAGAAAACAGTTTCTCGAGTAAAAGTAGTTGGCCATGTCTCGTCTTTTACTCCTTAGCTTGACATACTCGTCTCATTTTGGCACAACTTCCGATGCATATTTACGTTATCAATGCCTAGTCTCATAATTCAAACTCTTCCGACAAGCAGggtgagaaaaaataaatgataccTAGAATTGCACACTGACTTAAAAAAGGATAAGTTGATCATAGCGATCACGTGCTGGACTCGTTTAGGTATCAGCATTTGATCATCACTATCATTGGACTGTTTTTCCATATGATTACAACATAATGATCGCTGGACTTTCCTTAACTCCAACAATTATTGGAAGGTCGATCGTTGCGATAATTCCCAGCTGAGAGGAAGTCgggtttttttattaaatattccTCAAGCACGTTTACATTATTGAATTATATTTATAGCTTTGAGTAGTTTTTGTTGGGGAATGAGACTGCTATTCTTTCTAAATATCACACAAATAAAATTGGCATAAAATCGATATACAGGGTATCTGACCCCTGCCGATTCTGTTCAGTTTTATCGGGGATGAGCTGTAAAACAAGACATAACTGGCGACCTAATACAAAAGGGAATTATGAATTTTGAAAACCATCTAGCGTTGTTTTGGTTTATAACAAAGGACGAAAAATATATGAAGGTTCCGTTGCAAAATAATAGAACATCTACGGGGGGTATATGACGAAGTCGCGTTTACgaaaaaacaatcattttttttcagaattttccgTCGCTAATGAGGTGGCTATCATGCTGGTATAAACACACAGCATTGTTGATATCAACCGTGTCTTTGATTTGtcgagttttattttttattattctccTGCGCAAATGAGAACCAATCTCCGTTCAGCTGCTGCAGTGGCGTGAAAATTTGTGCGCCTGATGTAGATGATTGGGATGAATGCACCCGCAATAAGGAGGTCATACGTGTTCGAAATTTTAACTGTGGAACTAGAAGAAGGTACGTGTATTTGTCTTTTTCACGTTCTTGCGTATTTCTCTCTTGCGTATTTCTCTCCATGACCCGATCACACATTTGTAGAGTGACGAGTATTGACGAAAGCGAGTACGCTTGTTTATAAGTTACATTATCAAGAAGTTTCTCTAACATTATACAATAAAACTAGCTCGGTTTTAATTTTATAGCTCTTCTATTCGTTGACACAAACTTCTCCACCACAAACCCTCAATGACAATTTAAACTGGGGTATGTGACTTTCTGCGCTTTATGCGACGTATGTAGCTAGCTTCGTTCGCTTTCTTGATCAGATCGGTTCCAGCTGTGATGTCGAATCGAACAAATTTGTTCCCTATAAAGGGCAATTCAACAGTTACcgtggtttttttattttggacttaaatcaaactttaagcACGAATCAGCTATGAACTATATATTTTACTTAGCtatattttatcaaaacatttttgcGTCGCGAATACTCTACTGGGGTAGGCCATTGTTATGTGCCGCGCCGAATTTCAATAACTCGATTCCTATCTCAGTTATCAGGATTATTtttagcactttttttttttaataaaacaagcTCATTACTATAAACCTTTCGCGTTCACATGcactttcataaaaaaatcctttaatttcttttttatctaaaaCGTTCCCAAAAAAAGTCAGTTAggatcagtttacaattcaggTTCTACAAAAATAATGTAATTTCCATAGGGTTTATACCTCATACTGCACTAACGTTTTGAACTATCAATACCTGGAAAAGtgtatttgtcaatttttttgccGCAAGAATGACGCAATTTCTAGAACGCTAACACCTTATACCGTGATAACGCCTCGAATTATCATTACCCTAAAAAATATATTCCAGAAAGTACACTTTCGAATATAGCTTAGATTGAATCATAAAAGGGAGGTTAGCTACTTAGAGATAATAGAATTCCAAAAAGTTTTGTATGAGTATccacataaaaatatttttatccgttgaattttacatttttcagcaTCTCCTTTGATCAAGCCTTTCACGAGACTCacttcgttaaaaaaaaaaaattagcaaacaCTTTCTTTCAGTACCCTTATCTTAAAATTCTCACATAAATAGAGTAAAAACAAAAGACATAATCTTGTAGTAAGAAGCGTTTacgataaatttttcttcttgttttatttttcttggccTACAGTAGCATTTAA is a window encoding:
- the LOC131785227 gene encoding uncharacterized protein; its protein translation is MTYLILVFGILVLAPPLIKGASKPLPTVYIQMDLKYTWSEFCLLEKYFKTKMADLVLDDHGHHLNVSQIYINNFDENCPPKNNVDKASPKFYIIKPGGAYDEVNKNATIKAYETLRYLTDNNLGILAGPLFQRKIEKVEAKGEDAPPKPTGFTELERTYIAIGIACGILAIIVSIAVIVYVIKNKKNGGRTNENKPTREIIGEENRLHTSPEFIGEENRLHASPPHNISETKF